From Actinomycetota bacterium, a single genomic window includes:
- the menC gene encoding o-succinylbenzoate synthase, protein MNLRDVELRRIGLSLVHPFRTSFGVEQTRDILLVHVEADASEGWGECVAMQEPVYSSEYVDGAQQIIREHFLPRLTGDVSAAALGALLAPFHGHPMAKAALEMALLDAELRASGVSLAAYLGATRSRVPVGVSVGIFDEIPTLLDAVERYLARGYTRVKLKIEPGRDIDPVRAVRERFGDDLLLQVDANTAYEAADMDHLAALDQFGLLLIEQPFAEEDLLTHAAFARRVTTPICLDESITSARTAAAAIDLGACSIVNIKAGRVGGYLEARKIHDLCARRNIPVWCGGMLETGLGRAANLALAGLPNFRYPGDISETARYYEHDITVPFILEPDGTIPVPDGPGLGVEPDPDRLDEVTTSVEHIRLR, encoded by the coding sequence GTGAACCTCAGAGACGTGGAGTTGCGACGCATCGGACTGTCACTCGTACACCCTTTCCGGACGTCGTTCGGCGTCGAACAGACGAGAGATATCCTCCTTGTGCACGTCGAAGCCGACGCCTCGGAGGGTTGGGGCGAATGCGTGGCGATGCAGGAACCGGTCTACTCGTCCGAGTATGTCGACGGAGCACAACAGATCATCAGGGAGCATTTCCTCCCCAGGCTGACCGGCGATGTCTCCGCAGCGGCACTCGGCGCTCTCCTGGCTCCGTTCCACGGTCATCCCATGGCGAAAGCCGCGCTGGAGATGGCTCTGCTCGACGCAGAGTTGAGAGCGTCCGGGGTGTCACTGGCGGCGTACCTGGGTGCGACCCGCTCGCGGGTTCCTGTCGGGGTGTCGGTCGGGATCTTCGACGAGATCCCGACGCTCCTCGATGCCGTCGAGCGTTATCTGGCCCGCGGCTATACCCGTGTCAAACTCAAGATCGAGCCTGGCCGGGACATCGATCCGGTCCGGGCCGTGAGAGAGCGGTTCGGCGACGACCTGCTGCTTCAAGTGGATGCCAACACCGCGTACGAAGCCGCCGACATGGACCATCTCGCCGCCCTCGACCAGTTCGGCCTGCTGCTCATCGAACAGCCCTTCGCCGAAGAGGACCTCCTCACGCACGCAGCGTTCGCCCGGCGCGTCACCACCCCGATCTGTCTCGACGAATCGATCACGTCGGCACGCACCGCGGCGGCCGCCATCGATCTCGGTGCCTGTTCGATCGTCAACATCAAGGCCGGACGTGTCGGTGGCTATCTGGAGGCCCGTAAGATCCACGACCTGTGTGCCCGACGAAACATCCCCGTCTGGTGTGGAGGGATGCTCGAGACCGGTCTCGGCCGGGCCGCGAACCTCGCGCTTGCCGGACTCCCCAACTTCCGGTATCCCGGAGACATCTCCGAGACGGCCCGCTACTACGAACACGACATCACGGTGCCGTTCATCCTCGAACCGGACGGAACGATCCCGGTTCCCGATGGTCCCGGGCTCGGTGTCGAGCCCGACCCGGACCGTCTCGACGAAGTGACGACCTCGGTGGAGCACATCCGTCTCCGGTAG
- a CDS encoding GNAT family N-acetyltransferase: MSPRRDLAGLENAAMDTADQAGVEIRALHGYRDTGMAADVFGQVWGRDATHVPTELGVAFIESGNYVGGAFAEGTMVGATIGFLGWHDGTIHLHSHITGVVPEARGHHVGMALKLDQAVWAARRDIDRISWSFDPFVRRNANFNFNALGARAATYRENLYGPLEDRFSARQETDRILVDWYPSGPEATAVRSGSLPLPNAEALIAEGAAAVLRDDNGPVVTPAQADVLCVQIPDDIVALRNTAPHIAGAWRDALRATLETAMNRGYVISGFDPAGWYILERRPT, translated from the coding sequence ATGAGCCCCCGAAGAGATCTTGCCGGCCTGGAGAACGCCGCCATGGATACCGCAGACCAGGCCGGCGTCGAGATCAGAGCGCTGCACGGATACCGGGACACAGGCATGGCTGCCGACGTCTTCGGTCAGGTGTGGGGACGTGACGCGACCCATGTGCCGACCGAACTCGGCGTGGCGTTCATCGAATCGGGAAACTACGTAGGCGGTGCATTTGCAGAGGGGACCATGGTTGGTGCCACCATCGGGTTCCTCGGGTGGCACGACGGAACCATCCACCTCCACTCCCACATCACCGGGGTCGTGCCCGAAGCCCGCGGACATCACGTCGGAATGGCACTGAAACTGGACCAGGCCGTATGGGCGGCACGGCGCGACATCGACCGCATCTCCTGGTCGTTCGATCCATTCGTCCGGCGCAACGCGAACTTCAATTTCAACGCCCTCGGGGCAAGGGCGGCCACCTACCGTGAGAACCTCTATGGGCCTCTCGAAGACCGGTTCAGCGCGCGGCAAGAAACCGACCGCATCCTGGTCGACTGGTACCCGAGTGGACCGGAAGCCACCGCCGTGCGTTCAGGAAGCCTCCCCCTCCCCAACGCGGAGGCGTTGATCGCCGAAGGTGCCGCTGCCGTTCTGCGAGACGACAACGGTCCGGTCGTCACGCCCGCGCAAGCCGATGTTCTGTGCGTCCAGATCCCTGACGATATCGTCGCTCTCCGCAACACGGCGCCGCACATCGCCGGCGCGTGGCGTGATGCTCTCCGTGCCACGCTCGAAACGGCGATGAACCGAGGCTACGTGATCTCCGGATTCGACCCGGCCGGCTGGTACATCCTCGAAAGGAGACCGACGTGA
- a CDS encoding DUF2007 domain-containing protein: MADMTRVARFSHRVEAELARASLESEGIPALLLADDAGGTWPGLPINLLVEAADVEAAEQILEPMRSRPVPSSFDSAGDDAPPADGLPWWASAGLIMALLVALGMVVLTITH, from the coding sequence ATGGCGGACATGACACGCGTCGCGAGGTTCTCACACAGGGTGGAGGCGGAACTGGCTCGCGCCTCTCTGGAGTCCGAGGGAATCCCGGCGTTGCTCCTCGCGGACGATGCCGGAGGGACCTGGCCGGGGCTGCCGATCAACCTGCTCGTCGAGGCTGCCGATGTCGAAGCAGCCGAGCAGATTCTCGAACCGATGCGCTCGCGGCCGGTTCCCTCGTCCTTCGACTCCGCCGGCGACGATGCCCCACCGGCCGATGGTCTTCCCTGGTGGGCGTCTGCCGGTCTCATCATGGCCTTGCTCGTCGCGCTCGGAATGGTCGTGCTGACGATCACTCACTGA
- a CDS encoding NUDIX domain-containing protein, whose translation MALLGNSVDPCLRTHFEPGHVTASGFVLSPDRSAVLLVLHRKLGRWLQPGGHIEPDDQDIVAAQRREIEEETGIVDLCWQGVFDLDVHTFPQRGDDPAHEHFDVRSVFVSDDWGVVAGDGTDDVRWFRLEEIPRGDPSITRPVAKLRFMVADDR comes from the coding sequence ATGGCGCTCCTCGGGAACTCGGTCGATCCGTGCTTGCGAACACATTTCGAGCCGGGCCATGTCACGGCAAGCGGCTTCGTTCTCTCGCCTGATCGCAGCGCCGTCCTGCTCGTCTTGCATCGAAAGCTCGGACGGTGGCTACAACCCGGCGGTCACATCGAACCCGACGATCAGGATATCGTCGCTGCCCAAAGGCGCGAGATCGAGGAGGAGACCGGCATAGTCGATCTGTGTTGGCAGGGAGTGTTCGACCTGGACGTCCACACGTTTCCGCAGCGAGGCGATGATCCTGCGCATGAGCACTTCGACGTCCGCTCCGTATTCGTGTCGGACGACTGGGGCGTCGTGGCTGGAGACGGTACCGACGATGTGCGGTGGTTTCGCCTCGAGGAGATTCCGCGAGGAGACCCTTCGATCACGCGCCCGGTCGCCAAACTGCGGTTCATGGTGGCCGATGACCGATAA
- the truA gene encoding tRNA pseudouridine(38-40) synthase TruA: MSTYRLDLAYDGTGFHGWAKQPAVRTIQGELEAALQRRIGPVETVVAGRTDAGVHARGQVVSFVTEKDIRPEVLAQSLTKMLAPEVVVRECRRVPDGFSARFSALHRSYRYRLLSRPEPDPFLFRTTWHIRYQLDLEAMQRAAGWIVGEHDFASFCRRAKRKNTVRRVLGSEWIRDGDIVEFRITATSFCHQMVRALVALCVEVGRGKISADEVPAIIAARDRAAATGAAPPRGLILWEVGYPADCS; this comes from the coding sequence ATGTCCACGTATCGGCTGGATCTTGCCTACGACGGAACCGGGTTCCACGGTTGGGCGAAACAGCCTGCTGTCAGAACGATTCAGGGCGAGTTGGAGGCGGCACTGCAGCGCAGGATCGGACCGGTCGAGACCGTGGTTGCCGGTCGCACCGACGCCGGCGTGCACGCGCGCGGGCAGGTCGTGAGCTTCGTGACCGAGAAGGACATCCGGCCAGAGGTGTTGGCGCAGTCCCTCACCAAGATGCTCGCTCCGGAGGTCGTCGTCCGGGAGTGCCGTAGGGTGCCCGACGGTTTCAGCGCCCGGTTCTCTGCCCTGCATCGCAGCTATCGATATCGTCTGCTATCGCGACCGGAGCCCGACCCCTTCCTCTTCCGCACCACGTGGCATATCCGGTATCAGCTCGACTTGGAGGCGATGCAGCGGGCAGCAGGCTGGATTGTCGGCGAGCACGACTTCGCGTCCTTCTGCCGCAGGGCGAAGAGAAAGAACACCGTGCGGCGAGTACTCGGCTCCGAGTGGATACGAGACGGGGACATCGTCGAGTTTCGGATCACGGCCACGTCGTTCTGTCACCAGATGGTGCGAGCACTGGTCGCTCTCTGTGTCGAGGTCGGGCGAGGCAAGATCTCGGCAGACGAGGTCCCGGCCATCATCGCGGCAAGGGATCGGGCGGCCGCCACGGGCGCGGCCCCGCCGCGCGGACTGATCTTGTGGGAGGTCGGCTATCCGGCCGATTGCTCGTAG
- a CDS encoding threonine ammonia-lyase has protein sequence MTLLTIDDILAARERQRDSVITTPLLHSASFSRMAGRDVWLKAENLQRTGSFKIRGASNVIGRLTSDTGVVAGSAGNHAQGVALAAQMAGIPATIFMPRSAAIPKVEATRSYGADVRLGGEDIQAAVEAARRFADETGARFIHPFDDPGIIAGQGTLGLEIIEQLPDAATVVVPIGGGGLISGTGVAIKALRPGTRIVGVEIESVAPYLASRNRGSLVAVPYHPTVADGIAVPVPSALAYAHIEKVVDDIVTVDDRAAARAVMLLLERAKLVVEGAGSVGVAALVEGALPDTPDPCVIVLSGGNIDPLLVGKVLRYGLEAAGRYAWFRVLIPDVPGQLATVLNLIADLGANVLTVNHRREGAGLPFGTTELGIAVETVGVEQTERLRESLQAYEQSAG, from the coding sequence ATGACCCTGCTCACCATCGATGACATTCTGGCGGCGCGTGAGCGCCAGCGCGATTCGGTGATCACCACCCCCCTCCTGCACTCTGCGTCGTTTTCCCGTATGGCGGGTCGAGACGTCTGGCTGAAGGCCGAGAACCTGCAGCGGACAGGCTCGTTCAAGATTCGAGGAGCGTCCAACGTGATCGGCCGGCTCACGTCGGATACGGGCGTGGTCGCGGGGTCTGCAGGGAATCACGCGCAAGGTGTGGCTCTTGCAGCCCAGATGGCCGGGATTCCGGCCACGATCTTCATGCCCCGTTCGGCTGCGATCCCCAAGGTGGAGGCGACTCGCAGCTACGGAGCGGATGTTCGCCTCGGTGGAGAGGACATCCAGGCCGCCGTCGAAGCAGCGCGCCGGTTCGCCGACGAAACCGGGGCCCGGTTCATTCACCCATTCGACGACCCGGGCATCATCGCCGGGCAAGGCACACTTGGCCTCGAGATCATCGAACAGCTCCCGGATGCGGCCACGGTGGTGGTCCCGATCGGCGGAGGCGGCCTGATCTCCGGCACCGGCGTGGCGATCAAAGCGCTGCGGCCGGGCACGCGAATCGTCGGTGTCGAGATCGAGTCGGTCGCCCCCTACCTCGCCTCTCGAAACCGTGGCAGCCTCGTTGCGGTGCCCTATCACCCCACCGTTGCGGACGGGATCGCCGTCCCCGTGCCGTCTGCACTTGCCTACGCGCACATCGAGAAGGTCGTCGATGACATCGTCACCGTGGACGACCGGGCGGCGGCACGCGCCGTCATGCTGCTGCTGGAGCGGGCCAAGCTGGTCGTCGAGGGCGCAGGCTCGGTCGGTGTCGCAGCGCTGGTCGAAGGAGCGCTCCCCGACACACCCGATCCATGTGTGATCGTGCTGTCGGGAGGGAACATCGACCCTCTTCTCGTAGGCAAGGTCCTGCGCTACGGCCTCGAGGCTGCAGGACGCTACGCATGGTTCCGGGTCCTGATTCCTGACGTGCCGGGACAACTTGCCACCGTACTGAACCTGATCGCCGACCTCGGAGCGAACGTGCTGACCGTCAACCACCGGCGAGAAGGTGCAGGATTGCCGTTCGGGACGACCGAACTGGGGATCGCGGTGGAAACGGTGGGCGTCGAGCAAACCGAAAGGCTCCGGGAATCCCTGCAGGCCTACGAGCAATCGGCCGGATAG
- the rplM gene encoding 50S ribosomal protein L13 produces the protein MRLQKTYSPKVDDIHRAWFVVDAQDLPLGRLASEVACILRGKHKPIQAPHVDTGDFVIIINAEKVRVSGRDKIYYRHSGYPGGLTEEGLESLRGRRPEEIVRRAVRGMLPKNRLGRQMLRKLKVHAGPDHPHQAQSPQELIFDIRKVES, from the coding sequence ATGAGGCTGCAAAAGACGTATTCCCCCAAGGTCGACGACATCCACAGAGCGTGGTTCGTCGTGGACGCCCAGGATCTTCCCTTGGGACGCCTGGCGTCCGAGGTCGCTTGCATCCTGCGCGGCAAGCACAAGCCGATACAGGCTCCGCACGTCGACACCGGCGACTTTGTGATCATCATCAACGCCGAGAAGGTACGGGTCAGCGGGCGCGACAAGATCTATTACCGCCACTCGGGATATCCGGGTGGGCTGACCGAAGAGGGCCTCGAGTCCCTGCGAGGACGACGCCCCGAGGAGATCGTACGGCGAGCGGTTCGGGGAATGCTTCCCAAGAACCGCCTGGGTCGCCAGATGCTTCGTAAGCTCAAGGTGCATGCCGGCCCCGACCATCCGCACCAGGCGCAGTCGCCCCAGGAGCTGATATTCGATATTCGAAAGGTGGAGTCCTGA
- the rpsI gene encoding 30S ribosomal protein S9, with translation MSKPLVQATGRRKESVARVRFYDGTGAVTLNGKPLDTYFPTMAQRLRLLAPLRETNREGRYDIKAKLEGGGTTGQADALRLGIARALIVLEPELRPMLKKAGYLTRDARKVERKKYGLRKARRAPQYTKR, from the coding sequence ATGTCCAAGCCGCTCGTTCAGGCAACCGGCCGTCGCAAGGAGTCCGTCGCCCGGGTGCGGTTCTACGACGGCACCGGGGCGGTCACGCTCAACGGCAAGCCGCTCGACACGTACTTCCCCACGATGGCCCAGCGGCTTCGTCTCCTCGCGCCTTTGCGTGAAACGAACCGGGAAGGTCGTTATGACATCAAGGCGAAGCTCGAAGGCGGAGGAACGACCGGCCAGGCCGACGCACTTCGTCTCGGTATCGCCCGTGCACTCATCGTTCTCGAACCTGAACTGCGGCCGATGCTGAAGAAGGCGGGCTATCTCACCCGTGACGCCCGCAAGGTGGAGCGCAAGAAATACGGCTTGCGCAAGGCACGTCGAGCACCGCAGTACACGAAGCGGTAG